The window GTTTATTACATGGTACATTCGTCAAGGTTTGTCTGAATCCACAATTTGGAAAGAAGGGAAGGAAAAAGAGTTAATAATAGGGAAAAAATATAGAAGTAGTTTAAAAGAGTTATTTAGTCTAAAAGTAAATCGTGAAGCATTCTATTTACTAGTAGGGATTTATTTATTCTGGAATTTAACTGCCGGAGCAATGGGGTATTTTATGCCGTATATTTATCAAAATGTCGGAGGACTTACAGGAGAACAAGCGAATTTGCTTCAAGCCTTTTTGTGGGGATTGACGGTTCTAACAACGTATACCGTATTTATGAAACTAGGTGATAAATACAGTCGACGTTTCTTATTTGGTTTAGGGGCTGTCATGGGTATTGTTGCTTGGCTAATTTTAACCTATACGGGTATGAATTGGTTCTCGTTATTTGCGTTTGTTATTCTTTGGGGAAGTGCAGCAGGGTTTGGTGCTCAGGCATTTTACGGGTTATGGGCCAGTGAATTGTTCCCAACTAAATATCGTGCAGGTGCTCAAGGTTTCATTTATTTCTTAGTTCGTTTTGGAATTGCGATTTGGTCGTTCCTTTTACCGACCTTAATGGATAAACTAGGATTTCAAGTTGCAGGCATTGTGATGATTATCTTCTTAGTCATTCATTGTGTGATTGGTATCGTTCTTGCTCCAAACACTCAAGGTAAAAGTTTAAAAGAAATTGAAGCAGAACGTTATGGATTGAATAATAATGATGTTGTACAAAATGTAGGAGTCCAAACGGATAAAGTAAATAACAAAGTATAAAAATGAAAAAGAGCCCAATTTTGAGAAAGAAAAGAGCCCAATTTTGATAAAGAAATTGGGCTCTTTTTGTCATCCGTTGGAACGTATATGTGAATGAATTTTTGGGCGATGGACACTGAGTTTTGCTGGTTTTTTGTCTGCAAATAAAATCAGACATGAACCAATCATAATGAAAACAATTCCGGCTGCTGTATTGGCAGAAATAGCTTCATTCAAGAGAAAGAAGGCTAAGATCGGAGCTAATGCCGGTTTGATAAAGAACACCGTAGAGGCTGTAGAAGCGGATGTGACGTCCATTGCTAAAAAGTAGAAAGCAAATCCAAGTCCCGTCACAAAAATACCAATATAAATTAAGCTAGGCAATGTACTCCATGTAATTCCTTGGGTGACGGGTACATTCGCAAACACATCCAGTCCGATGCTTGTAAGCCAATTAGACACAGCATTTATTTTTGAAATAAGAATGAGAGCAAGAATCTCTAAACTGCCTGTTACAAAACTGAAACAAGTTAAGATAACGCCGTCACATTTATATTGTCGAATTCCTTTTTTGCCTACAACGCTGTAGAGGGCAAATGAAACGGCTGATAATAGTGCATAAACAATGCCTGCTGGATTAGAAATTTCGAATGGATTCACAATGCTTAAAATGCCGATCAAGCTAATGACTAATGCCCATATGGTTCGCTTAGTAAGTTTCTCTTTTAATAGAAAATGGGCAAGCGGAACGACAAAAAGTGGATTGCAGCTGAATAGTATTGCTACGGTTGATGCCTTTGTATAAACAATCGCTAATTGATAAAACGTCATACTAACGACAACGCATAAAAAACCTGTGATGATGAAAAAGAATAGATGTTCTTTTTTTAAAGTAAACCCACTTTTTCTCATATGTTGAATAGCAAGAGGAGCTAAAATCATCGCTCCAATAAAGAAACGTATAAGATTCAGTTGAATAGGATGAAAGTTAAAGTCACTAGACATGACTTTAATCACAATCTCCATCGTACTAAAAAGAACAGCCGATAGAATGATATATAGAAAACCTTTTTTCATCTTGATTACCTCGATTTTTTAGAATCGTGCAGTCATCTGAGTATTAAATGTAGACAACTATTCATCATTCCTTTTGACACAAACATCATTATAGTTCAGTATTTCACAAATGAAAAAGAGCAGTTATGTGAATTACTGAACAATATATCCGCTTTGAATAAAATGAAAACGATTGTTTAAAAGATATCTTAAGAATGCTCTGTTTTTTGAGCACTTTTATGGTTTTGGCATTAAAAACATATATTGGCATTTTTTCTGTATTTATAACACTTGGAATGAAGGTCAAAAAAGGTTTATGAAAATTTATAAATATTTTAGAACTTAGGAATTTTTCATCCTAAGAGTATGTTAAAATGAAGCGAAGGCAGAAAAGAGAATCTTCTGCCTCTTATTCTTTGCCTCTCCATATCATGATGTTGTGAAAGATTGGAGGAAATTCATGTATCGACTGATCAGTACGATCTTATTGTTGTTAGTGAAAATGTTTCGCCTTTTAAAGGTGAAGGGGAAAGAGCATATTCCATCCGATGAAAGATTTGTGGTGACGTGTTCTCATAGGGGATGGGTCGATGTCATTATGTTGGCTCTTGCTCTTTATCCGATACCTGTCCATTATATGGCGAAGCAAGAGCTCTTTAAGGGAAAATGGAGAGATCGTTTTTTCCGCTCTATTAACGCATTTCCTGTCAATAGGGAAAATCCGGGGCCGAGTGCTTTAAAAATTCCTATGCAGATCTTGAAAAAGAACCAATGTGTAGGCATATTTCCGAGCGGGACGCGAACAAGTGAAGATGTTCCTTTAAAAAAAGGGGCTGTGACTGTCGCATTAAAATCGAATGCCCCTATATTGCCTGCTGCTTATAAAGGTCCAACCAATTTCAGCGGATTATGGAAGGGAGAAAAATCGCACGTTCTATTCGGTGAACCCCTTATCTTTGATAAAGAAAAACAAGAAATGAACCGAGATGAATTAATCGACTATGCCTTAAAACGATTAGAGACCAAAATAAAAGAATTGGAAAATGAATTAGAAAAGGAATAAAAGAAGATGCCCATCGTTGAA of the Bacillus smithii genome contains:
- a CDS encoding lysophospholipid acyltransferase family protein → MYRLISTILLLLVKMFRLLKVKGKEHIPSDERFVVTCSHRGWVDVIMLALALYPIPVHYMAKQELFKGKWRDRFFRSINAFPVNRENPGPSALKIPMQILKKNQCVGIFPSGTRTSEDVPLKKGAVTVALKSNAPILPAAYKGPTNFSGLWKGEKSHVLFGEPLIFDKEKQEMNRDELIDYALKRLETKIKELENELEKE
- a CDS encoding DMT family transporter, with the protein product MKKGFLYIILSAVLFSTMEIVIKVMSSDFNFHPIQLNLIRFFIGAMILAPLAIQHMRKSGFTLKKEHLFFFIITGFLCVVVSMTFYQLAIVYTKASTVAILFSCNPLFVVPLAHFLLKEKLTKRTIWALVISLIGILSIVNPFEISNPAGIVYALLSAVSFALYSVVGKKGIRQYKCDGVILTCFSFVTGSLEILALILISKINAVSNWLTSIGLDVFANVPVTQGITWSTLPSLIYIGIFVTGLGFAFYFLAMDVTSASTASTVFFIKPALAPILAFFLLNEAISANTAAGIVFIMIGSCLILFADKKPAKLSVHRPKIHSHIRSNG
- a CDS encoding MFS transporter, which encodes MGNIGRKKTTGWQATISVAMANYIEAGSIIAAASSLTMWQAYLHLDSISVGLLSALSANAFGAAIGALFGGYLCDKYGRKFIYAYDLLFYMLGVLLIAVSVNFPMLLIGTIITGVAVGAGVPASWTYIAEEAPHSQRAAHVGTAQLAWSTGPMITFLLAVLLAPLGLLGSRIIFLHLLVIAFITWYIRQGLSESTIWKEGKEKELIIGKKYRSSLKELFSLKVNREAFYLLVGIYLFWNLTAGAMGYFMPYIYQNVGGLTGEQANLLQAFLWGLTVLTTYTVFMKLGDKYSRRFLFGLGAVMGIVAWLILTYTGMNWFSLFAFVILWGSAAGFGAQAFYGLWASELFPTKYRAGAQGFIYFLVRFGIAIWSFLLPTLMDKLGFQVAGIVMIIFLVIHCVIGIVLAPNTQGKSLKEIEAERYGLNNNDVVQNVGVQTDKVNNKV